A window of Micromonospora sp. WMMC415 genomic DNA:
GATCGTGTTGGCGCGCTGCTCGTACTCGAAGTCGGTGACCTGCGAGCGGAAGATGTAGTGCGACTCGGCGTGCGTGACGCAGCCGAAGTTCTCCATCGCGCCGGCGTTGAAGTCCGGCACCCAGAGCTGGTCGTACTTCGGCAGCGGGTAGCGCACCTCGAACTTCTCGTGGAAGAAGTCGAAGCCCTGCTTCGTGATGAGGAACAGGTCCTCGGAGTCCAGATGCGGCGCCATCGAGGCCCGGCAGAAGACGCCGAGGTCGATGCCGTCGTGACTGTCCCGCACCTCGTGGTACGGGCCGGCGCACAGCGCGGTGATGTAGGTGCTCATCCGCGCCGACTCGACGAAGTGGACCGCCTTCAGGCCCTCGCCCGCCGCCTCCTCGCGGTCGACCGGCATGTTGGAGACGACCTTCCAGTGCGCCGGCACCGTGGCGTGCCAGGTGTAGACGCTCTTCAGGTCGGGCTGGTCGAAGGCGGCGAACACCCGCTGGGCGTCGGCCGTCTCGAACTGGCTGTACAGGTAGGTCTCACCGTCGACCGGGTCCACCGTGCGGTGCAGCCCCTGCCCGCTGTTCGAGTACGCGAAGTCCGCGTCGACGACGAGCCTGTTCTCCTCGGCCAGCCCGGGCAGGGTCAGGCCCTTCTCCGCCGACCAGCCGCTCAGGTCCAGCGCGGTGCCGTTCAGCGTCGCGGACCGCACCGAGTCGGCGGCCACCTCGATGAACGTGCTGGCACCGGGTTCGGTGCACCGGAACCGGACCTCGGTCGTCGACCGGAAGGTGCGGCCCTCGGCCTGCACGGCGCTCGACAGGTCCAGACTGATGTCGTACCCGGTCACGTCGAGCAGGCGGCCCCGCTCGGTGGCCTCCACCTGCGTCAGGTTGCGCACTCCCGGCACTGTTCGTCTCCATCTCTCGTCTCGCCGTACGCCGACCGCGGCGCCGTCCGGCGACCGTTCGTGACGGCCGCGCCGATCGAGTCTTGCACGCGTGCCGGCCCCACGGTGGGCCAGCTCACGCTCTCATTCCGGTGTCGGGCGTCGGACGCCGGGGTGAAGATCGGTGCAGACGTCGAGGACCGGCGTCACCCGTCGTGAAGGGACCCCACCGTGAGCGAGCGTGTCACCGTCGACATGTGGTTCGATCCGATCTGCCCGTGGGCGTGGATCACGTCCCGCTGGCTGCTGGAGGTCGAGCAGGTGCGGGAAGTGGACATCCGCTTCCACGTGATGAGCCTGTCGGTGCTCAACGAGGGCCGGGACCTGCCCGAGGAGTACCAGGAACTGATGCGTACCGGCTGGGGGCCGGTGCGGGTCTGCATCGCCGCCGAGCAGCGGTACGGCACCGGGTCGCTCCGTGACCTGTACACCGCGCTCGGCACGCGGATCCACCTCGGGCAGGAGAAGCTCTCCCCGGAGCTGTTCGCCGCCGCGCTGTCCGACGCCGGTCTGGACCCGGCGCTGGCCGGGGCCGCCGACGGCGCCGGGTACGACGAGGCGCTGCGCGCCAGCCACGAGGCCGGCATGCGGCCGGTCGGCACCGACGTCGGCACGCCGGTCATCCACGCCCCGGGTCCGGACGGTTCGCCGGTCGCGTTCTTCGGCCCGGTCATCACCCCGGCCCCGAAGGGCGAGGCCGCCGGCCGGCTGTGGGACGGCGTGCTCCTGGTCGCCGGCACGCCCGGCTTCTACGAGCTGAAGCGCTCCCGCGAACTCGGCCCCATCTTCGACTGAGGCGCAAGGAAGGGCCCCCTGTTAACGCCTTCCGCGGTGCAGGGGGCCCTTGTTAACACTGCGCCGCCCCGGCTACCTCCCCGTCACCCGCCCTCGGGCGGATTCGTTGGCCTCCATGTCCGCCGCATCGACCCGCAGGGGCCGCACCCCGCAGCTCGTGGAGGCATTCCTCATGGCCAAGCACCGTGCGTCCGGTGACGAACCGTCGACCCGGGAGGAGGCGAACGACGATTCCGCGTACTGGTCGGTCGACGACTCCCGCTGGCCGGCGGTCCGTCCCGACCTCCCCACGCACATGGTGGACCTGCTCGCTCCGCCGATCGTCGTCGGCGTGGCCCGCGTACCGGTCACGTCCCGGCTGACCCCGCCCGGCGCCAAGCCGCCGGATCGCGCGCGCCACGCCGTGGCGCCCCGCCGGCCGGTCACGCCGGTGGTGCCGGTCGGTCGGCACCGTCAGGCACTCGACGGCTGAGGACGTGTTAACAGGGGACCCCTCCTATACCGGAGGCGTTAGGAGGGGTCCCTTCCTTTCATCTGGTGGGCGGGGAGTGGGTCCGGGATACGGCGACGGTCCGCACCGGTAGCGTCAGCGCACATGACGGTCGTCCATCCGATCGCCCGGGCCTGGATCACCACCGGCGGCACCGGCGCGCAGAACTACGACGAGTTCGCCGACGACGCGGAGATCACCGCGATCATCGAGGCGAACCCGCACAGTGCCCTCGGCATCGAGATGCCGCACCGGGCGCCGGAGAGCCTGGGGAAGCCGTTCCTGGACGCGCTGCCCGACGCGGTGGCCCGGCTCGCCGAGGCCAAGGCGGACGGCAGCTACACGCCCGCCGAGCAGGTGGTGGTCCTCTACCGGATCAGCGCGCCGGGCGAGGAGCCCGCGTACGGGCTGTTCGCCATGGTCGACACCGAGCAGATCTCGACCCGGGCCGACGAGCCCGGCCTGGTGATCCGCAACGAGGACGTCTTCATCGCCAAGGTGCGCGAGCGGGTGGCCCTGGCCGACGCGCTGGGGCACCTGCTCTCGCCCGTACTCCTGCTCCAGACCGGGCGGGGCGACGAGCTGCACGCCGCGCTCGCGGCGGCGACCGACGCGGCCGGGGCGCCCGCCGCGACCGACGTCGACCAGGCCGGGCGCACGCACGCCATCTGGCTGGTCGGCCCGGGCCCGCGGCAGGACGAGCTGACCGCCCTGGCCGGCGGCGGCGAGCTGGTCGTCGCCGACGGCAACCACCGCAGCCTCGCCGCCCAGACCGGCGGGCTGCCGCGCTTCCTGGCCGTGGTCACCACGCCGGCCTCGGTCGCCATCCAGCCGTACAACCGGCTTGTCAGCGAGCTGACGACCAGCCCGGACGAGCTGCTCGACCGGTTGCGCGCCGCCGGCGCCGAGGTCACGCCGATCACCGGCCCGGTCGAGGTCCCGGCGGCCGGCGGCACCGTCCACCTCCGGCTCCCCGACTCGGGGTACGCGGTACGCCTGCCCCACGTCGGCGCGGGCCGCCTGGAGAACCTGGACCACGCGCTGGTCGAGCGCCTGCTGCTGCGGGACGCGCTGGGGCTGGACCCGGGGGACAAGCGGGTCACCTACGTCGGCGGCGACTACCCGGCGAGCTGGCTGACCGGGGAGGTCGACGCCGGCCGGGCGGAGCTGGCCGTCCTCATCGCGCCGGTGACCGTCGACGACTTCGTCGCGGTGAACCTCGCCCGGGAGAAGATGCCGCGCAAGAGCACCTGGTTCACCCCGAAGGCACGCGGCGGCCTGGTCGTCGCCGAGTTGGAGCGCTGAGCTGTGACGAATCCGCCTCCGTGCCGCCGCCCGCGCGCCGGCACGGAGGCGGGCCTGTCAGACTGCGCGTTATGCGCGTCTACCTGGGATCCGACCACGCCGGCTTCGAGCTGAAGGTGCACCTGGCCAACCACCTGGCCAAGCAGGGGTACGACGTGGTCGACGTCGGCCCGCACGCCTTCGACCCGGACGACGACTACCCGGCGTTCTGCCTGCACACCGGTGACCGGGTGGTCGCCGACGCGGGAAGCCTCGGTGTCGTCATCGGCGGCTCGGGCAACGGCGAGCAGATCGCTGCCAACAAGATCGCCGGGGTGCGGGCGGCGCTGGCCTGGAACATCGACACCGCCCAGCTCGCCCGCGAGCACAACGACGCCAACGTCGTCGCGGTGGGCGCCCGGCAGCACACCCTCGACGAGGCGACCGCCATCGTGGAGGCGTTCCTGACCACCTCGTTCTCCGGCAACGAACGCCACTCCCGCCGCATCGGCCAGGTCGCCGAGTACGAGAACACCCGGACGCTGCCGCCCCTGCCCTGATCCGCCGCCGGCGGGGGTCAGCGGCGGGGTAGGTCCTCCCGAGGCGTCCAGTTCCGGCGGACCAGGACCACCCGGGTCTCGGCCTCGGCCAGGTCCTGCTCGGTCGGCCGGGCGGCGTCCCGCGCGCGCATCGCCGCGGTCACACCCACCTGCGACGACCCCGAGCCGACCAGCCCACGCAGCCCGCGTTCCCCCTCCTCCGGGCCGCCGCGACGGGTTCGCGGCGGCCCGTCGCCGTCGTGCACCCCTGACGTCGCCGCGCTCGGCCCCTCGGCGCCACCCTCGGCGTGGTGCCGGTGCCGGCGTCGCCGTCGCTCCACGTCACCCATCAGCCGACCGTACCGCGCAGGGCCCTAGAACACCTCCCTGCTGGCGGGGGCGCGGTGCCAGCCGAAGGCCGGCCCGGCCGTCGCCAGCGCACCGGGCCGCAGCTCGCGGACGCGGCCG
This region includes:
- a CDS encoding ribose-5-phosphate isomerase produces the protein MRVYLGSDHAGFELKVHLANHLAKQGYDVVDVGPHAFDPDDDYPAFCLHTGDRVVADAGSLGVVIGGSGNGEQIAANKIAGVRAALAWNIDTAQLAREHNDANVVAVGARQHTLDEATAIVEAFLTTSFSGNERHSRRIGQVAEYENTRTLPPLP
- a CDS encoding DUF1015 family protein; its protein translation is MTVVHPIARAWITTGGTGAQNYDEFADDAEITAIIEANPHSALGIEMPHRAPESLGKPFLDALPDAVARLAEAKADGSYTPAEQVVVLYRISAPGEEPAYGLFAMVDTEQISTRADEPGLVIRNEDVFIAKVRERVALADALGHLLSPVLLLQTGRGDELHAALAAATDAAGAPAATDVDQAGRTHAIWLVGPGPRQDELTALAGGGELVVADGNHRSLAAQTGGLPRFLAVVTTPASVAIQPYNRLVSELTTSPDELLDRLRAAGAEVTPITGPVEVPAAGGTVHLRLPDSGYAVRLPHVGAGRLENLDHALVERLLLRDALGLDPGDKRVTYVGGDYPASWLTGEVDAGRAELAVLIAPVTVDDFVAVNLAREKMPRKSTWFTPKARGGLVVAELER
- a CDS encoding disulfide bond formation protein DsbA; amino-acid sequence: MSERVTVDMWFDPICPWAWITSRWLLEVEQVREVDIRFHVMSLSVLNEGRDLPEEYQELMRTGWGPVRVCIAAEQRYGTGSLRDLYTALGTRIHLGQEKLSPELFAAALSDAGLDPALAGAADGAGYDEALRASHEAGMRPVGTDVGTPVIHAPGPDGSPVAFFGPVITPAPKGEAAGRLWDGVLLVAGTPGFYELKRSRELGPIFD